One window of the Thermococcus sp. P6 genome contains the following:
- the metG gene encoding methionine--tRNA ligase has protein sequence MVRYMVTSALPYANGPIHAGHLAGAYLPADIFVRYLRLKGEEVLFVCGTDEHGTPITFRALKEGRSPREIVDEFHEHIKTTFERAKISFDHFGRTELPVHYRISQEFFLKALENGHLVKKVSKQAYCEHDRMFLPDRYVVGTCPYCGAENQRGDQCEVCGRPLTPEKLINPRCNICGNPITFRDSAHYYIRMKDFEEKLKEWVEAQKHWKPHVRNTVLAWIEEGLEDRAITRDLDWGIPVPVDDEDVKGKVLYVWFEAPIGYVSITVEHFRRQGREGEWKKFWLNLDGQTRVIHFLGKDNVPFHAIFWPAFLMAYGKYRDGEVEAEWLLPYDVPSNEYLNLEGRKFSTSRNWAIWVHEFLDVFPADYLRYYLTAIMPETHDSDFNFADFKSKINEELVNNLGNFVHRALSFANRYFEGIVPERGEMDELDERAFDEIERALKETGDLIARYRFKDALKRVMELAIFGNRYFDYRKPWKTSKVDPVRTATTVNVSLQIVKALGILLEPFLPDASERIWHLLNLEELKEWKFREIKPGHRVRKATPMFRKVTDEDIIHFIVNYIGRGNPASARVLLDRYYKREEVVKATLERSINREESLAILRSIYGEEIGGGTEEPRKKEKEGKKMEYVDFEDFARLDLRVGKVVSVENHPNADKLYVVKVDLGDEIRQLVAGLKAYYKPEELLNRYVIVVANLKPKKLRGVESQGMLLAADDGKNVALLMPDREIKPGSKIR, from the coding sequence ATGGTCAGGTACATGGTAACTTCCGCCCTTCCTTACGCTAACGGACCCATTCACGCCGGACATCTGGCCGGAGCTTACCTGCCGGCGGACATCTTCGTGCGTTACCTGAGGCTGAAGGGTGAAGAGGTTCTCTTCGTATGCGGAACGGATGAACACGGCACCCCTATAACCTTCCGGGCACTCAAGGAAGGCAGAAGCCCGAGGGAAATAGTGGACGAGTTCCACGAGCACATAAAGACCACCTTTGAAAGGGCCAAGATAAGCTTTGACCACTTCGGCAGGACCGAGCTACCGGTTCACTACAGGATAAGTCAGGAGTTCTTTCTAAAGGCCCTTGAGAACGGCCATCTGGTCAAGAAGGTCAGCAAACAGGCCTACTGCGAGCACGACAGGATGTTCCTGCCCGACAGGTACGTGGTGGGCACCTGCCCCTACTGCGGTGCCGAAAACCAGAGGGGGGACCAGTGCGAGGTCTGCGGACGCCCCCTGACCCCGGAAAAGCTCATCAACCCGCGCTGCAACATCTGCGGCAACCCGATAACCTTCAGGGATTCCGCCCACTACTACATCAGAATGAAGGACTTTGAGGAAAAACTGAAGGAGTGGGTTGAGGCTCAGAAACACTGGAAGCCCCACGTCAGGAACACGGTTCTCGCGTGGATAGAGGAGGGCCTCGAGGACAGGGCCATCACGAGGGACCTCGACTGGGGCATACCCGTTCCGGTGGATGATGAGGACGTTAAAGGCAAGGTCCTCTACGTCTGGTTCGAGGCCCCCATCGGCTACGTCTCGATAACGGTCGAACACTTCAGGAGGCAGGGAAGGGAGGGGGAGTGGAAGAAGTTCTGGCTGAACCTCGACGGCCAGACGAGGGTGATACACTTCCTGGGCAAGGACAACGTGCCCTTCCACGCCATATTCTGGCCGGCCTTCCTGATGGCCTACGGAAAATACCGGGACGGGGAGGTGGAGGCCGAGTGGCTCCTGCCCTACGACGTTCCGTCGAACGAGTACCTCAACCTCGAGGGCAGGAAGTTCTCCACGAGCAGGAACTGGGCGATATGGGTTCACGAGTTCCTTGACGTCTTCCCGGCGGATTACCTGCGCTACTACCTAACCGCCATAATGCCCGAAACACACGACAGCGACTTCAACTTCGCGGACTTCAAGAGCAAGATAAACGAAGAGCTCGTGAACAACCTCGGAAACTTCGTCCACAGGGCCCTGAGCTTCGCCAACCGTTACTTCGAGGGAATCGTACCCGAGAGGGGTGAGATGGACGAGCTCGACGAAAGGGCCTTCGATGAGATCGAAAGGGCCCTGAAGGAGACGGGAGATTTAATAGCCCGGTACAGGTTCAAGGACGCTTTGAAGAGGGTCATGGAGCTGGCCATCTTCGGCAACCGCTACTTCGACTACAGGAAGCCGTGGAAGACCTCAAAGGTGGACCCCGTCAGGACGGCCACGACCGTGAACGTTTCCCTCCAGATAGTCAAGGCCCTCGGCATACTCCTCGAGCCCTTCCTCCCCGATGCGAGCGAGAGGATATGGCACCTCCTCAACCTCGAGGAGCTGAAGGAATGGAAGTTCCGGGAGATCAAGCCGGGGCACCGGGTTAGAAAGGCCACCCCGATGTTCAGGAAGGTGACCGATGAGGACATAATCCACTTCATCGTGAACTACATAGGCAGGGGCAATCCCGCAAGCGCGAGGGTGCTCCTCGACAGGTACTACAAACGGGAGGAGGTTGTGAAGGCAACGCTGGAACGCTCCATCAATAGGGAGGAGTCCCTCGCGATCCTCCGGAGCATTTACGGTGAGGAGATTGGAGGGGGAACCGAAGAACCCCGGAAAAAGGAAAAGGAGGGTAAAAAGATGGAATATGTGGACTTTGAGGACTTCGCCAGACTCGACCTGAGGGTTGGGAAGGTAGTGAGCGTGGAGAACCACCCCAACGCGGACAAACTCTACGTCGTAAAGGTGGACCTCGGGGATGAGATCAGGCAGCTGGTGGCCGGGCTGAAGGCCTATTACAAACCCGAGGAGCTGCTCAACCGTTACGTCATCGTCGTGGCCAACCTGAAACCCAAGAAACTCCGGGGCGTTGAGAGTCAGGGCATGCTCCTCGCGGCGGACGACGGGAAGAACGTTGCCCTTCTGATGCCGGACAGGGAGATAAAGCCCGGCTCGAAGATAAGGTGA
- a CDS encoding helix-turn-helix domain-containing protein — protein MRTRTITLILMTLLLFPAVRAYSISSLLLTVYSDGYVKVEYEILSPEYSSQIELSLPEHYENLIVEDGDGNPLDFRLENGSLLVYPGEAGVIRVSYYTPDLTSKEGILWKLNLSTNHSFTVVFPENAVVVDLSDVPLEIAGNSITMPPGNQSVSYTLEGVTSGDYEGKTSYIPVLAVLGLLGSLSYLLWKMKRGKKPPSREEYMERLNNLDLTEDEKRALIYLFDRGGRASQAEVREAIGLPKTTAWRMFRRLERKGLVKVLKGSKENWVELRF, from the coding sequence ATGAGGACCAGAACGATCACTCTCATCCTGATGACCCTGCTTCTGTTTCCCGCCGTTCGTGCCTACTCCATCTCGTCCCTCCTTCTGACGGTTTACAGCGACGGTTACGTTAAGGTTGAATACGAGATCCTCTCTCCGGAGTACTCGTCCCAGATCGAGCTTTCCCTGCCGGAGCACTACGAGAACCTCATCGTTGAGGATGGGGACGGGAACCCGCTCGACTTCCGGCTCGAGAACGGAAGCCTTCTCGTGTACCCCGGGGAGGCGGGGGTCATCAGGGTTTCCTACTACACCCCGGATCTAACTTCAAAGGAGGGCATCCTGTGGAAGCTCAACCTTTCCACGAACCACTCGTTCACGGTCGTGTTCCCCGAGAACGCGGTCGTTGTGGACCTCAGTGACGTACCCCTCGAGATAGCGGGCAACTCCATAACGATGCCCCCCGGGAACCAGAGCGTTTCGTACACGCTCGAGGGCGTTACATCCGGGGATTACGAAGGGAAAACGTCCTACATCCCGGTGCTGGCCGTTCTGGGCCTCCTCGGAAGCCTCTCCTACCTCCTGTGGAAGATGAAAAGGGGAAAGAAACCCCCGAGCCGCGAGGAGTACATGGAAAGGCTCAACAACCTGGACCTCACGGAGGACGAGAAGCGTGCGCTGATATACCTCTTCGACAGGGGTGGAAGGGCCAGTCAGGCGGAGGTTCGAGAGGCCATCGGCCTTCCGAAAACCACCGCATGGAGGATGTTCAGGCGCCTCGAAAGGAAGGGACTCGTGAAGGTCCTCAAGGGGAGCAAGGAGAACTGGGTGGAGCTGAGGTTCTGA
- a CDS encoding sulfite exporter TauE/SafE family protein, which translates to MLDYLLDLIIGLGIGLIAGLFGVGGGFLIVPTLVLLGLPVHVAVGTSLVCITFSSLSAAFTHLKKKAVLYRVVLLKESFSAPFALAGAYVSSLLPEKYLRLIFAFLLLYLAVHMFRGKGEENSRAGNFEARKVALVGVLSGLTSGLLGISGGILNVPLFYSYVGIPMRYAIGTSSFALFFTALVGSIGHYSLGQVDVYTALLLSPGLLMGARLGALLTHRLHPEHLRKGFSVLLVVIAIKILM; encoded by the coding sequence ATGCTGGATTACCTCCTCGACCTCATCATCGGGCTTGGCATAGGTCTCATCGCCGGTCTCTTCGGTGTCGGGGGTGGCTTCCTCATAGTTCCAACGCTCGTGTTACTCGGCCTTCCCGTTCACGTTGCCGTGGGGACGAGTTTGGTATGCATAACCTTCAGCTCCCTGTCAGCTGCATTTACCCATCTTAAAAAGAAAGCGGTCCTCTACCGTGTCGTTCTCCTGAAGGAGTCCTTCTCCGCTCCTTTCGCGCTGGCCGGCGCTTACGTATCCTCCCTGCTTCCCGAGAAGTATCTAAGACTGATCTTCGCCTTCCTCCTCCTTTACCTCGCCGTCCACATGTTCCGGGGGAAGGGGGAAGAGAATTCAAGAGCGGGAAACTTCGAAGCCCGGAAGGTTGCCCTCGTGGGCGTCCTCTCGGGCCTCACCTCGGGCCTGCTCGGTATAAGCGGGGGGATCCTAAACGTTCCCCTCTTTTACTCCTACGTGGGCATACCCATGCGCTACGCCATCGGAACCTCGAGCTTCGCCCTGTTCTTCACGGCCCTTGTGGGTTCAATCGGCCACTACAGCCTCGGACAGGTTGATGTTTACACCGCCCTCCTCCTGAGCCCGGGCCTGTTGATGGGGGCCAGACTGGGGGCGCTACTTACCCACAGGCTCCACCCGGAGCACCTGAGGAAAGGCTTCTCGGTTCTGCTCGTGGTGATAGCGATTAAAATCCTGATGTAA
- a CDS encoding sulfite exporter TauE/SafE family protein, producing the protein MLRYLEYTGYFAVGVFIGILAALFGLGGGFLVVPVLNFLGVEIHHAVGTSSAAVVFTSLSSAIGYSRQGRIHYKTGLLLASTAVIGAYAGAWMTGYVSAGQLKVIFGLALLPVAFRVYRKKTAEPGDVRLEEVRINYKLVPIGGFFAGISSGLLGVGGGIINVPFLTYLGLPIHYAVATSSFTIVFTASAGAIKHYTLGNVEVQWLILLVPGLITGAQLGARVARRTKASSLKKAFAVVMFLLALRMILKGLGFGVP; encoded by the coding sequence TTGTTGAGGTACCTCGAATACACGGGCTACTTCGCGGTGGGGGTGTTCATAGGAATCCTCGCCGCCCTCTTTGGCCTCGGTGGAGGCTTTCTGGTGGTTCCGGTGCTCAACTTCCTCGGCGTCGAGATACACCATGCGGTGGGAACCTCGAGCGCTGCGGTGGTCTTCACGTCCCTCAGCTCGGCGATAGGCTACTCGAGGCAGGGGAGGATACACTACAAAACCGGTCTCCTCCTCGCTTCGACGGCCGTGATAGGGGCCTACGCAGGGGCATGGATGACGGGTTACGTGAGCGCCGGCCAGCTGAAGGTCATCTTCGGTCTGGCGCTTCTTCCCGTCGCCTTCAGGGTATACCGGAAGAAAACGGCCGAACCGGGAGATGTAAGGCTGGAGGAAGTCAGGATAAACTACAAACTCGTCCCCATCGGCGGCTTCTTCGCCGGAATCTCGAGCGGTCTGCTCGGCGTTGGGGGAGGCATAATCAACGTCCCCTTCCTGACCTACCTCGGTCTGCCGATTCACTACGCGGTGGCAACCTCAAGCTTTACCATAGTCTTCACGGCATCCGCCGGGGCCATCAAACACTACACCCTCGGCAACGTTGAGGTTCAGTGGCTAATCCTCCTCGTTCCGGGCCTGATAACGGGTGCCCAGCTCGGTGCGAGGGTTGCCAGAAGGACAAAAGCTTCCTCCCTGAAAAAGGCATTTGCGGTGGTAATGTTCCTGCTCGCCCTGAGGATGATACTCAAGGGGCTCGGTTTCGGTGTCCCCTGA
- a CDS encoding NAD(P)-dependent oxidoreductase — MRPKVAVLFKMKREPLEELRKYADVETLLYPDPEELKKRIGEFDGVIVSPLNRLPGDVIERAERLKVISCHSAGYDHVDVEAATRRGIYVTKVSGVLSEAVAEFAVGLTIALLRKIAYTDRLIRSGGWESHAMIWSRFKDVETLYGKKVGILGMGAIGKAIARRMKAMGTEILYWSRTRKEDIERETGAVYRPLEDVLKESDIVVLALPATPETYHVINEERLEFLEGKYLVNIGRGTLVDEKAVVKAIEGGRLRGYATDVFEREPVREHELFKYELETVLTPHHAGLSRESMEDMGFQAVRNLLTVLRGKIPETLVNREVVKVRPPEEVKLL; from the coding sequence ATGAGGCCGAAGGTAGCGGTTCTGTTCAAGATGAAGAGGGAACCCCTTGAGGAGCTCAGGAAGTACGCGGACGTGGAGACCCTCCTCTATCCCGACCCGGAGGAGCTCAAGAAAAGGATAGGCGAGTTCGACGGGGTGATAGTCTCGCCCCTCAACAGGTTGCCGGGGGATGTTATCGAGCGTGCCGAGAGGCTGAAGGTCATAAGCTGTCACTCGGCCGGCTACGATCACGTGGACGTTGAAGCCGCAACGAGGAGGGGAATATACGTTACCAAGGTTTCGGGGGTTCTCAGCGAGGCAGTTGCCGAGTTCGCCGTGGGACTCACCATAGCCCTCCTCAGGAAGATAGCCTACACCGACAGGCTGATACGATCCGGCGGGTGGGAGAGCCACGCGATGATATGGAGCAGGTTCAAGGACGTCGAAACCCTCTACGGCAAGAAGGTCGGAATCCTCGGCATGGGCGCCATCGGAAAGGCCATAGCGAGAAGGATGAAGGCCATGGGGACGGAGATACTCTACTGGTCACGGACGAGGAAGGAGGACATCGAGAGGGAAACCGGGGCCGTTTACAGACCCCTCGAGGACGTTTTGAAGGAGAGCGACATCGTTGTGCTCGCCCTTCCCGCGACCCCTGAGACCTACCACGTGATAAACGAGGAGCGGCTTGAGTTCCTCGAGGGCAAATACCTCGTCAACATAGGCAGGGGAACGCTCGTCGATGAGAAGGCCGTTGTAAAGGCCATCGAAGGGGGCAGGCTCAGGGGCTACGCCACGGACGTCTTCGAGAGGGAACCGGTCAGGGAGCACGAGCTCTTCAAATACGAGCTGGAGACCGTTTTGACCCCCCACCACGCGGGCCTTTCGAGGGAGTCCATGGAGGACATGGGCTTTCAGGCGGTTAGAAACCTCCTGACGGTGCTCCGGGGGAAGATCCCTGAGACGCTCGTGAACCGGGAGGTGGTTAAGGTACGCCCCCCTGAGGAGGTCAAACTCCTGTGA
- the proS gene encoding proline--tRNA ligase, whose product MSKVERKRWSEEFSEWYNELIETAGIQDKRYPIKGMNVWLPYGLRIMRNIEGFIRSEMERTGHGEVLFPALIPETEFQKEAEHIAGFEGEVFWVTHAGHDPLDVRLIMRPTSETAMYPMFSLWIRSHADLPFKVYQIVNVYRYETKHTRPLIRVREISRFFEAHTAHDSFEDAERQIKEDLEIFEGLARFLALPYVISKRPEWDKFPGAYYSLGAEVMMPDGRTLQIGTMHNYRQNFSRAYNVQYETESGEHEYVHQTTFGMSERLLAAVIAIHGDDRGMVLPPNVAPIQVVIVPIPKKNVEADVFSYAREIARELADAGIRVHVDERDIRPGRKYYDWELKGVPLRIEVGPRDVEGKKAVLARRDTLEKVTVERGAIVEEVRRLLDEIHENLYNRAREFLESHIKRAGSIEEAKALFEERRGIVEIPWCGEESCGLEMEEELEAKMLGVPYPEEEATAPEGSRCPVCGREARFVARFARTY is encoded by the coding sequence ATGAGCAAAGTGGAACGAAAGAGGTGGAGCGAGGAGTTCAGCGAGTGGTACAACGAGCTCATAGAAACGGCCGGGATTCAGGACAAGCGCTATCCCATCAAGGGAATGAACGTCTGGCTCCCCTACGGGCTGAGGATCATGCGCAACATCGAGGGCTTCATCCGCTCTGAGATGGAAAGAACCGGACACGGAGAGGTTCTCTTTCCGGCTTTGATACCGGAAACCGAGTTCCAGAAGGAGGCCGAACACATAGCGGGCTTTGAGGGAGAGGTATTCTGGGTAACGCACGCCGGCCACGATCCACTGGACGTCAGGCTTATCATGAGGCCCACGAGTGAGACCGCCATGTACCCGATGTTCTCCCTGTGGATACGCTCCCACGCCGACCTTCCCTTCAAGGTATACCAGATAGTCAACGTTTACCGCTACGAGACGAAGCACACGAGGCCTTTAATCAGGGTCAGGGAGATAAGCAGGTTCTTTGAGGCCCACACAGCTCATGACAGCTTTGAGGACGCCGAGAGGCAGATAAAGGAAGACCTTGAGATATTCGAGGGACTTGCGAGGTTCCTTGCCCTGCCCTACGTAATCTCAAAGCGACCCGAGTGGGACAAGTTCCCCGGTGCCTACTACTCCCTCGGCGCGGAGGTTATGATGCCCGACGGCAGGACGCTCCAGATCGGCACGATGCACAACTACAGGCAGAACTTCTCAAGGGCCTACAACGTTCAGTACGAGACCGAGAGCGGGGAGCATGAATACGTCCATCAGACGACCTTTGGGATGAGCGAGCGCCTTCTGGCCGCGGTGATAGCGATACACGGCGACGACAGGGGAATGGTCCTTCCCCCGAACGTGGCCCCGATACAGGTGGTGATAGTCCCGATACCAAAGAAGAACGTCGAGGCGGACGTTTTCTCCTATGCCCGTGAGATAGCCCGGGAACTGGCCGATGCCGGTATAAGGGTGCACGTGGACGAACGCGACATAAGGCCCGGAAGGAAGTACTACGACTGGGAGCTCAAGGGCGTCCCGCTCCGCATCGAGGTCGGTCCGAGGGACGTCGAAGGGAAGAAGGCCGTTCTTGCGAGGCGCGATACCCTCGAGAAGGTCACGGTCGAACGCGGGGCCATCGTGGAGGAGGTAAGAAGGCTTCTGGATGAGATCCACGAGAACCTCTACAACCGTGCCCGGGAGTTCCTCGAGAGCCATATAAAGAGGGCCGGGAGCATCGAAGAGGCCAAGGCCCTGTTCGAGGAGCGGCGCGGGATAGTTGAGATCCCGTGGTGCGGGGAGGAGAGCTGCGGTCTTGAGATGGAGGAGGAGCTCGAGGCCAAGATGCTCGGGGTCCCCTACCCGGAGGAAGAAGCTACGGCTCCTGAGGGCAGCAGGTGCCCCGTCTGCGGCAGGGAAGCCCGGTTCGTGGCGAGGTTCGCGAGAACCTACTGA